The Humulus lupulus chromosome 4, drHumLupu1.1, whole genome shotgun sequence genome has a window encoding:
- the LOC133832623 gene encoding uncharacterized protein LOC133832623, with protein MQSSSLENMLKEYIVKNEAMIQSQVASLRNLENQVGQLANELKNRPHGTLPSDTENPRSMGKEHCKAVTLRSGKELEKDKTESGHEDAELPSAQRSTSAQDAAGIPQHCQPASSISKKPPSFPQRFQKQKLDYQFKKFLDMLKQLHINIPLVEALEQMPNYVKFMKDILKRKRRLGEFETVALTKECSSFLQNRLPPKMKDPGSFTIPCTIGNSYCGMALCDLGASINLMPMSVYRQLGIGEVRPTTVTLQLADRSLAYPDGKIEDVLADKEVPIILRRPYLSTGRTLIDVQKGELTMRVQNEQVTFNVFKAMRFPDEVEECSVVSVVDSLASKELENNFDDPLDRLLMFDSHAEDEDEYLAWIEASSQGLHTRKHFESLELSSRSFTAPKPSVEEPPELELKALPSHLRYAYLGKYSTLPVIFSAELSMEQEEKLLDVLRKFKKAIGWTIADIKGISPSLCMHKILLENSEKGSIEGQRRLNPIMKEVVKKEIIKWLDAGIIYPISDSSWVCPVQCVPKKGGITVVENEDNERIPTRTVTGWRICMDYRKLNKATRKDHFPLPFIDQMLDRLVGREYYCFLDGYSG; from the exons ATGCAATCTAGCTCTCTTGAGAACATGTTGAAGGAATATATAGTGAAGAATGAAGCCATGATTCAGAGCCAAGTGGCTTCATTGAGAAACTTAGAAAACCAAGTTGGGCAACTAGCTAATGAGCTTAAAAATAGACCCCACGGTACACTGCCTAGTGATACCGAGAATCCAAGGAGTATGGGGAAGGAACATTGTAAAGctgtcactttgaggagtggaaaGGAGTTGGAGAAGGACAAGACAGAGTCTGGGCATGAGG ATGCTGAACTTCCTAGTGCACAGAGATCTACCTCTGCCCAGGATGCTGCAGGGATACCACAGCATTGTCAACCAGCAAGCTCAATTTCAAAGAAGCCACCTTCATTTCCTCAACGTTTTCAGAAGCAAAAGTTGGATTATCAATTCAAGAAATTTCTAGATATGTTGAAGCAGTTGCATATCAACATCCCACTGGTagaggcacttgaacaaatgcctaACTATGTAAAATTCATGAAAGATATTCTTAAAAGGAAGAGAAGGTTAGGAGAATTTGAGACAGTGGCTCTTACCAAGGAATGTAGCTCATTCTTGCAAAACAGGCTGCCACCGAAGATGAaagatcctgggagtttcaccATTCCATGTACCATTGGTAATTCTTATTGTGGCATGGCATTATGTGACTTGGGTGCCAGTATAAATCTGATGCCTATGTCTGTGTATAGACAATTGGGGATTGGTGAGGTCCGACCTACCACAGTGACTCTACAACTTGCAGATAGATCTCTTGCTTATCCAGATGGGAAGATTGAGGATGTCTTG GCAGACAAGGAGGTACCAATCATTCTCAGGAGGCCTTATCTGTCTACTGGTAGAACTCTGATTGATGTGCAAAAGGGTGAACTTACTATGAGGGTTCAAAATGAACAAGTGACTTTCAATGTTTTCAAGGCTATGAGATTTCCAGATGAGGTCGAAGAGTGTTCTGTGGTTTCAGTGGTAGATTCTTTGGCTTCAAAGGAATTAGAAAACAATTTTGATGATCCTCTAGATAGACTCTTGATGTTTGATTCACATGCAGAGGATGAGGATGAATACTTGGCTTGGATAGAAGCTAGCTCACAAGGATTGCATACAAGAAAGCATTTTGAATCTTTGGAGCTCTCTTCAAGGTCTTTCACAGCCCCTAAACCATCAGTGGAAGAGCCTCCAGAGTTGGAATTAAAAGCTTTACCCTCACATTTAAGATATGCCTATTTGGGTAAGTATTCCACCTTACCTGTGATTTTTTCAGCTGAGTTAAGTATGGAGCAAGAAGAAAAGTTGCTGGATGTATTGAGGAAGTTCAAgaaggccattgggtggaccatTGCAGACATAAAGGGCATTAGTCCTTCTCTATGCATGCATAAGATTCTGTTAGAAAACAGTGAAAAAGGGTCTATTGAAGGGCAAAGAAGGCTAAATCCTATCATGAAAGAAGTGGTGAAAAAGGAGATTATCAAGTGGCTCGATGCAGGTATTATTTATCCCATCTCTGACAGCTCATGGGTCTGTCCTGTGCAGTGTGTGCCAAAGAAAGGTGGGATTACAGTAGTGGAAAATGAAGACAATGAGCGGATTCCTACTAGAACCGTGACAGGGTGGCGAATTTGCATGGACTATAGAAAACTGAACAAGGCTACTCGAAAAGATCACTTCCCTCTTCCCttcattgatcagatgttagACAGACTTGTAGGGAGAGAGTACTATTGTTTTCTAGATGGATACTCTGGTTAG